In Brassica napus cultivar Da-Ae chromosome A3, Da-Ae, whole genome shotgun sequence, the sequence ttgaatatgtttttttcgATAGTTTTGTGATTTGTATGAACTTAATACAAAAatgttgccaaaaaaaacataatacaaaaataatcatttatattcatcAGGTGGTGACATTTGGATCGTTGAAAACGTAGCCTATTGGTCAAatctgttatatatataaacaactaGATATCCAGAAAGTTTTGGTTTGGATTCAGATCGGTTccttttaatttcaaattactTCAGGTCTATaactaaaatacatataaatatgcatataATTTTTGTGTACATAACATGTATAGGTCATTATAGGTATTTAGGACCCAAAAAAACAAAGTACCTGAATCCATAAATATTTAGTCTAAATTCGTCATatttatctataattttataaaacaactaaaattaaatattaataattaaaattaaatattttcaaactctaattttttcatttatactttatattaattaaaatattacaaatgtAATAATGAggattacaaaaaaatacattgaaaATTTCAGTATAATTACTTACAAgtatttttgtaatattatatatatataatattagcacctcagcaaagaaaaacacgatACATAAGTCATGTGGGTAAAAActaaatgtataataaaatatcattttaatatatgtatattaatttaaaataagattagaatatctaattaataaaaattgtatttagtaataaaatataactaattCTTAGTAcaaattaaatcaattttatatacttaaatctatttaaaatcatattttgaaagctaatcaataaaaaatttcaaaatctaattaaTTATTCGATGACATTTTTTATTTGGTCTTCAAATACAGTAACATAAAAAGTTcaacacaaatatatatatatatatatttagtaattATTAGTTGTAGGTTTTTgaaagtaaaattttgttataataaattgGCTATTTATGGTGAATAAGTAAGAATGTATAAATAGTTGCTCGAATTtggatattattaatattactatcattattattactataattattattaaaacctGCTCTATGCTACTCCACAGAAATActcattctgtttttttttaaatgtcacttttatatatttcactgaaattaagaaaaaaattaatagactACTATACctttatttaatgtataattaattaaatgaaaatatattagttattcaaaaaggtaaaatagatttaatgtataaaattaaattgaaaatgtagaatgatatttgttttgagacaaaaaaattaaaagtgacACTTTTTAAAAACTAGAGGGAGGGTATGTATAAATAGTGTCACGATGTTTGGGCTTCAAACGGTGAAGATCCTTGAAAAAGGGTGAGCATTCAACCACCACATATAACAATACAGTGAGAgacatgaaaatatttttgctcTACTCATTATACATCAAAGTCATATAGATCCGTTGTACAAAGCGAAAAGGTTGTTTTCTGCAAACTACATACACACTCTTTAACCCAAAAAAAGGTACACACTCGGAATCAGGGAGAatcttttaacatattatttagagaaattttaatgagtatataataataaaataaaagacaaaaCCACAAATTCATGAAACTAGggacaaacttaaaaaaaaatcaatctgtGCACATATGAATAAGTGTCACCGCCGAAAAATAGATTCTATAATAGTGTTTGTAAGTATACTAGTAAAAGATTGAAAGATGACATGCGTCGTCCAATAATCCGACAGATATGTAATGCCTCCAGTCCCATATATATAAAGACAAAGCATGCTATTAATAGAATCACACGCATTCATACGTACTTCGTAGACATCATCACCCACGTGAACTGTAAATGTTCAGTTTCAGTGTGGTTTTAATACACACCAATGATCATGACAATCATACATGTCGATACTAGCTTCAATACGGTGGATTGCTTCGAACAATCAAACACAGATCGTAGACCGAATCATCCCAAgtataaattatacataaaatattgcaCACTCTGACTATATATTACCTCAAACCGTGTTTCCTTTATGGAACGAATTTGACccgtgaaaaaaaaagaaacaaaagtgtTGACGTACGTATGACCTCAGCATAAATGTCAGATCATGTAACTGGACATTGGAAcgtactttttttttgaaacataaattacGTAGTTTATCTCGAAAACAAAACGTAGTACATGATGTTCGTACTTGGCAAAATATCCTAGGAAACCATAAAGGAGATGAGATATGTGGTCCGTGGAGAGCCTAATGTATTAGACGGGCCCTACATTTACACGTGTCAAATTGAAGTTACTTTTTTCTCAGGAGACTTTATGCTATTCTGTATTGATGagatattttcaattttcaagaaaacttTCAGTGAAGTTGCTTTGTTTTTATATGTCTAGTCATATAAATTTTGTGGTTCAAAAAAATATGGTTCAATACTTTTAATATGATGTATCTTATCTTATATACGAAtactaatcaaaatatattagtcTGGACCACTTATGAAAAAGCAGGATACTtctgtataattaaaaaaaaaatcaactggTTTTAGATAGGTTTCACTCTTTCAAAAACCGCctattaatattttacattattaGCATTTATTTTCCTTTAGTATGCTTCGATATATGATATTGATCAAGAATGACATAAACTGTTACAAAACacgtaatatatttttttgagtgtacatatataaccaaacaaaaatattgaaccAAACAAAAACCCCTAATTCATTATATAACCAAAATcatcctctctctcctcttctatgttcctatctctctctaaccTTTTTCTACAAAActaatttaacttttttttatggttATATCACAAATAAGTCCTATTAAATTTAGAGAAATTAGGTGgtataaccaaacaaaaaccctTAATTCATTATATAACCAAAATCatcctttctcttctcttctctcttcttatcTCTCTCTAACCTCTTTCTACAAAActaatttaacttttttttatggttATATCACAAATAAGCCCTTAAATTTATACCATAACTTTTTTGTTTACAAGATTTGTGCAAGCCAAAAAAAAGAGGGAGAGAacattaaagaaaagaaaagagaaaaactaATGGAAACTACACAAGCGAGAGGAAGGTCTGCAGGAGCGAAGGCCGGGTTGGAGAGCAGGGAGGAATGGACAAGAGACGGTCCCTGATCATTCGATCCACCTGTGCTATGACTCCATCTTCAAAGTTCCATATATTGTTATATAACGATACATCTTCAAAGTACCATATGTATCGTCCATCTTCAAAAGTACAGTCCGAGGACTTAAAAAACACTAACTACGTCAGATCTATTATTAGTAATGATTGTATTTACTGAAACAATGATTGTATTTACTGATGGCTAATTTGACTGTGCAAATAAGAAATGTATTGCCCACACTGATGATAGCGCAAGGTGAAAAATAACGTCAGAGCGGTGATGCATTTCTAAGCAGAACAAGACATGAATGGATGAAATGGtacttaacaaacaaaaaatgaatGGATGAAATGGATCGATATGCTTAtaaaatagtcttttttttttgttcaaccctTATAAAATAGTCTTTATGAATGATAAAAGAATGGGAAACTTTCCAAAGATCAGACTCTCACATTTGGACTTCGTTTGATATATCCTCAAACATTCATATGCTTATAAAATATTCAGTCGCTACCATTCTCGAATGactaaaaggtaattcaaatttaaattatttatctttaagaTACTTTTCTTCTTCTAGAGGTAACATATTTTTTCTAACTTTCATCGGAAATAATCGGAAAAACACATTTTGCTATCTATATGAACTTATTATCGTGTGATTTTAGATCTCATCACTCATCTGCCTGAGTATAatctaaactaaaatatatattataaatgcTATACCTATATTGTAATTTTTAACATTCGAATTAATGTCATGGCATGGTTTTGTTCTAgttaagtttatttatttgtttttaattatttttttaaaaacatatataacataataCCATTATGTAACCAGAATTTACTCCTTCTCAACAAACCAATGATTTTCTAAACAGACGAAGTAATCAGGATGCACCCAATCAGATGAGCACCATTTTGTTTTGATAACAAACTATTTTCCCATAGAAACTAACCAGActgaacaaaataatataaataaccaatacagtatattttaaaaaaaatcctctCTTCCCTAGACACAATCAAACTATATATTAAAGCCAAGCAAACACCTTGTTAACCTAATTCATTCTCTTACTTCCTTCATATCTTCAACAATCTTGAAAACCATGGTTGTTTCGTTAAAGCCAAAGTCAGTCACTCTTAATAATAGCCAAGTCCATGTTAACCCAAAATGCAAACCGAGTCCGGTTCTAATCCCGGTTGTAAATTTAACCGATCCAAATGCCAAAACCCAAATCGTAAAGGCTTGCGAGGAGTTGGGGTTCTTCAAAGTTGTCAACCATGGGGTCAGACCAGAGTTTTTGACCCAGTTGGAAGAAGAGGCCATCAAATTCTTTGCTTTGCCACAGTTTCATAAAGACAAGGCGGGTCCAGCCGACCCGTTTGGGTACGGTAGTAAACGGATCGGACCTAATGGTGATGTAGGCTGGATTGAGTATATTCTGCTCAATGCTAATAGTGATACTAAAACCACCGCCGTGTTCCTGCAAACCACTCCAACTTTCAGGTAAAACACAAACAAAGCGCTCATGTTTTTTTGTCATGTCTCCCACATTCTTTAACATTTAAAAGGTAAACAGAGAGGTGGTGGTCCTGGTGGAAGTGttcatggaggagatgaaggatATGTCTAGCAAAGTTCTTGATATGGTAGCTGAAGAGTTAAAGATAGAGCCAAAGGATAAGCTAAGCAAACTGGTGAAGGTGAAGGAGAGTGATTCGTGTCTGAGGATGAACCATTACCCGGAGAAGGAGGAGACTAGACGCAAGGAAGAGATTGGGTTCGGTGAGCATACAGATCCACAGTTAGTGTCAGTGCTTAGGTCAAACAACACAGAGGGTTTACAAATCTGTTTGAAAGATGGGACTTGGGTCGATGTTCCACCTGATCATTCCTCTTTCTTCGTTATTGTCGGAGATACTCTTCAGGTAGCTTTTCTGTTTcaacttcttctctttttgttctttaatGCTAAACATTATCTGTTTAAATCTAGTTTAATTTCAATCAGTATAATTGGGGAACTTCACATATGgagatttttttaacaaaaaatcaatAAGATATATCCGAATTTATACAAAACTTTTAATATCTAAACTGAATTcactaaattatatatatgaatatatagtatatatatataaataaataactttgctaaaaatatattcagaaaatataaactaaaagaTATGGTAatacttcaaaaattttaaaatatccaGTATTTCCAGGCTTAGGGctaatatttctttctttttatgatCGGCTCACAATTTGTTTTAAGTGTTTCTTTTTTACCTTATGCATTAAAAATCGTGTAAACTACATTGTTTGGACATCCATCTACACATGACGTATGAATAAATTTATCTAGACGACTAGTAGACCACACCCTTACATGGCATGAATCATGATGGATATCATAAAATAATGTGAACCATGACATGAATCATGATTGATATGCAACTTTTGGAACTGTTATTATTGGCTCACAAAGAAATCACACATTTCTAGTAATTTTACCAATGAATGCTATACATTGACTATTATAGGTGATGACTAATGGAAGATTCAAAAGTGTGAAACACAGAGTGCTCACAAATACGAAGAGGTCAAGACTATCGATGATCTACTTCGCAGGTCCTCCATTGACAGAGAAGATTGCACCATTCTCATGCCTTGTCCCAAAACAGGAGGATTGTCTCTATAGAGAGTTTACTTGGTCTCAGTACAAGTCAGCTGCTTACAAGACTAAGCTTGGCGACTATAGGCTTGGTCTCTTTGAGAAACAAtttccattttctttttctGGTACTGTTTgagctttttttctttttttcttttagcttatctcttatatactaaatcacaaGTCACTTCACCAATAACATTTTGACATTTGGAAAATGctttaataaaattgaataaaaacttactaaaaaattgattaaaacaaatttctcaTGAATCCCTAAATTTCAGCAACTTCATCCTAACTTTTCTCAAATATTACATCCACGTTCAAAATTAATTAAGCAtgattataaacttttttttctcataTAAATTTTGATCTACTCATTTACTTTCTGCTTTTTTCCATTATTTCTATCATCTCCACTATCGGTTTTGATCTCTACGGTTCTTCATTCTCGGCATTCAAagctttttattatttatagcaTGGATTAAAAAAATCCATCAGTGACGAAATTCTATTTTAGATCATTTCAATATAGCTAACTTAGAAACTTCTTCTATTTATTGATTTAGAGACCCTGGAAATGATAGTTTGGAGAGATGGGATGGAGCATAAGCAAAATTATTCTCTTAGAAAGCTCATGACTACAATCACCCGTAGTGAATTTCCAGTCTGGAGTCAGAGGGGACTAAAAGCACAAAAATTAGGTTTTTCCTCTCTTTAATactttttctttgatttgttgatCAGTGATTCCTTTGATGAATCCATTATGTTTCAGTAATCACAATTGCAGTTAAGTTCGACCATAAAATTATTGACGAACGACTAGACGTATCATGGAGCTTTTGCATTTCTGAATCCAAAGGTAAatttacttcttctttttttttgtaactggaatttaattaattattgctGGACAATTTATTATGGCTTAATAAGAATCAAACAAATATTGTACTTTTTATCTTATAAATTCAacaaactattaaataaaaattgtgaGTTAATTATGTTCAAATGTgtgctttataaaaaaatattatattaggtaAGGTAACATAAAATGTCAAtggattattttaaaatataaataaaaagaaagtaaaTTTAGTAGATTCATTGtatctaaattatattaaattagagAAAGTATTTATTATTCAGTAAGAAATCATCGAATAAATTAATCtcttaaaaaaactatattttatttatttttgaaaatactacaaaatgtataaactttatataataatatgttattgTTTTAccacttaaaaaaataattagtcaCTGttcatgtaatatttttaaataatacttATTCTGATTGCAAATTATGACACTGATCAAATATtcttaaaaacaataaattaaccCATGCATAGCATGGGCTACTATACTAGTAACTTATAAGTCTGGACAagaaaaataacagaaaatacaataaattttcagttttttttctaaTGTATTGTAGTCATCTTTTAGTATTTCTTACTTTGTTTTGGCTTGCTCTATACAATGTTCAGCTCCTCTTAATATATTGTTTCATATTCGGGTTTAATTTGGAAATCTTTTCAAAATCCCCTAAAACATTATTTGCAAATTAATTTCATACATCTTTTGCCTATGTGTCTTTAATACCATcaattttactaaaaatatgaCATGGGATAATAGAAATGATGATATGGTTTATGGTCAAATGTGACATTGACAATTACAATTAAcgttgatatatatttttagtactttttttagaatataCTAATAACTTATAcatcattattaaaataaatatctttaaataatattaaaatagaaatacaacaatattttacaaatttcaaaatattatttaattctattttttataaatatagaatttttattgataaaaaaatttcaaaaatttatacaatttttcaaaaaaagcaCTAATGGTATAAGAAAACACTTAGGATTGAATATTGGTTCAGTCTAATAAAGCACACATGTCTAGACTTAAgagcctgactggttcaaacgcagcggttgcggttgcggttgcgggttGTTGCAGTTTCTatcggttttaagagatttgtacgactggttctgcggttagaaattgatgcgtttgcgggatacttgtgactggttaactaccaaatacattagtggtttaaataataaattaagaatatttatattttatataattataaaatatcaaaaatcataatattatagttttaaatttttttaaattagaaaaatatttttattttaaaattttataatattaattataat encodes:
- the LOC106441804 gene encoding gibberellin 2-beta-dioxygenase 3-like; this encodes MVVSLKPKSVTLNNSQVHVNPKCKPSPVLIPVVNLTDPNAKTQIVKACEELGFFKVVNHGVRPEFLTQLEEEAIKFFALPQFHKDKAGPADPFGYGSKRIGPNGDVGWIEYILLNANSDTKTTAVFLQTTPTFREVVVLVEVFMEEMKDMSSKVLDMVAEELKIEPKDKLSKLVKVKESDSCLRMNHYPEKEETRRKEEIGFGEHTDPQLVSVLRSNNTEGLQICLKDGTWVDVPPDHSSFFVIVGDTLQVMTNGRFKSVKHRVLTNTKRSRLSMIYFAGPPLTEKIAPFSCLVPKQEDCLYREFTWSQYKSAAYKTKLGDYRLGLFEKQFPFSFSGTV